One genomic region from Cardiocondyla obscurior isolate alpha-2009 linkage group LG01, Cobs3.1, whole genome shotgun sequence encodes:
- the LOC139102634 gene encoding uncharacterized protein, with amino-acid sequence MYCSVFHKILADMDNDWLVSANIAEHSYMMTIKANISHFISNVIFTFNTIVGVFYFLGDYAIRSIIQSADYNNTLRQLPIRVQFPFDTQQSPLFEILVATLFIHVMLHVSIISILNGLILTLVAHISGQIDIMCHEFKNISETVLYRESTSITLETQIKRHKRIISFSENIEKLFSFIALMQVIWNTLVICCIGFIIIIVSNAIRARCYRI; translated from the exons atgtattgcagtgtttttcataaaattttggCCGACATGGATAACGATTGGCTCGTGAGCGCTAATATTGCCGAGCATTCTTACATGATGACAATTAAAGCGAATATAtcgcattttatttctaacgtTATATTCACTTTTAATACGATTGTGGGAGTATTTTACTTCTTGGGTGACTACGCAATTCGCTCTATAATCCAATCGGCGGATTACAATAATACTTTGCGCCAGCTTCCGATAAGAGTACAGTTTCCTTTTGACACTCAGCAATCGCCGTTGTTCGAAATTCTTGTAGCAACCTTATTTATACATGTAATGCTACACGTCAGTATAATTAGCATTCTAAACGGACTAATTCTTACTTTG gtGGCACATATTAGCGGACAAATCGATATAATGTGTCATGAATTTAAGAATATCTCTGAGACTGTTCTTTATCGCGAGTCCACCTCAATTACGTTGGAAACGCAGATCAAGAGGCATAAAAGAATCATCTCGTTTTCAGAGAACATCGAGAAGCTCTTCTCTTTCATCGCGCTAATGCAAGTTATATGGAACACGTTAGTTATTTGTTGTATAGGATTTATCATTATAATTGTGAGTAATGCAATTCGCGCACGGTGCTATCGCATATAg
- the LOC139102727 gene encoding odorant receptor 13a-like, protein MTVTSTVSSALTIGLRFFGIWPGVRYSTVYWFSFMSSLLIVQYFQYLYVFNHLKISELSNLVDSLIATFDYSLSFLKLGSLWMHRRIFNRILTNMDKDWFECANIDQHLHIMRIKANISHLFSNSLLIFNTIVAALYLSGDYIIHFIFLSGHYNDTLRQFPIKIQLPFEMQCTQSPIFEIIVVIIFVHAMLQVWTIATLNGLIFTLVLHVGGQIDIICHELKSFSKDTLLRYFPVSSFRMLVERHNKVISFSENIEQLFSFIGLMQVVWNTLLICCLGFVLIIVSNILNVQYDCCVLYFIHFDFCSLSSQSVYNETGVFMLVKTVFAYLAITTEAFIICFAGEYLSLKGALIARATYETLWYDMPSDRSKYIIFIIMRSQKRLAITAGKMMDLSFETFMTIMKASASYVSVLYAMY, encoded by the exons ATGACAGTCACAAGCACTGTCAGCTCAGCGCTGACCATTGGCCTTCGATTTTTCGGCATTTGGCCGGGTGTTCGGTATTCCACCGTTTATTGGTTCAGTTTCATGTCGAGTCTGTTGATTGTGCAATATTTCCAGTATTTATACGTGTTTAATCACCTGAAGATTAGCGAGCTGTCGAATTTGGTCGACAGCTTGATCGCCACCTTCGATTACAGCCTGTCGTTTCTTAAATTGGGCAGTCTGTGGATGCATCGGCG AATTTTCAATCGTATATTGACCAATATGGACAAGGATTGGTTCGAGTGCGCTAATATCGATCAGCATTTGCATATAATGAGAATCAAAGCTAATATATCGCATCTTTTTTCTAATAGCTTGTTGATCTTTAATACGATCGTCGCAGCGCTTTACCTCTCAGGCGATTACATAATTCATTTCATATTTCTATCCGGTCATTACAACGACACTTTACGGCAATTTCCCATAAAGATACAATTACCATTTGAAATGCAATGCACGCAGTCGCCGATATTTGAGATTATcgttgtaataatatttgtacacGCGATGTTACAAGTATGGACAATCGCAACTCTAAATGGATTAATCTTCACTTTG GTGCTCCATGTAGGCGGACAAATTGACATAATATGCCACGAGTTGAAAAGTTTCTCCAAAGATACTCTTCTTCGTTACTTTCCCGTGTCTTCATTTAGAATGTTGGTCGAAAGGCATAACAAAGTCATTTCGTTTTCCGAAAATATCGAACAACTTTTCTCCTTTATCGGACTGATGCAAGTCGTTTGGAACACCTTACTTATTTGCTGCCTCGGATTCGTCCTAATAATTGTAAGTAACATATTAAATGTACAATACGATTGTTGCGTTCtgtattttattcatttcgaTTTCTGTTCTTTATCGAGCCAGTCTGTTTATAATGAAACTGGTGTTTTCATGTTAGTAAAAACCGTTTTTGCTTATCTTGCCATAACAACGGAAGCCTTTATCATTTGCTTCGCCGGGGAATATCTCAGTTTGAAA GGCGCACTAATTGCCAGAGCAACGTACGAAACATTGTGGTATGACATGCCGTCAGATCGCagcaaatatataatatttataataatgagaTCGCAGAAACGACTTGCAATCACGGCAGGAAAAATGATGGATTTGTCATTCGAAACTTTTATGACt aTTATGAAAGCGTCAGCGTCATACGTGTCTGTTTTGTATGCAATGTATTGA
- the LOC139102494 gene encoding odorant receptor 13a-like, producing the protein MVITNTISPVLKIGLQFLGIWPDVSYSAVHWFGFMSTLIIVQYFQYAYIFQHLKISEFSNLIDALTVTVDYSLTFFKLIGLWLHRRVFHQILADMDSDWRECNDIDQHLYLMTIKANISYFFSNLMYSITMIFTVLYLLGDYMINFIFVNKDYNVTSRQLPIKLYLPFETEQSPVFELLVVLIFIHVMLHVSILTILNGLILTLVLHVSGQIDIMCYEFENISKNALLHKYTVSLFHMQIKRHNKIILFAENIEKLFSFIALMQVICNTLVICFLGFFFIISLYNESDVFVLVKTVLAYLGIMCEPFVICLAGEHLSFKSKLIADATYESLWYELPSRQNKIIIFMIMRSQRRLAITAGKMMDVSFETFTNIMKASISYISVLNAMY; encoded by the exons ATGGTCATTACAAATACCATTAGCCCGGTGCTGAAAATTGGCCTCCAGTTCCTCGGGATTTGGCCGGATGTCTCGTATTCCGCTGTTCACTGGTTCGGCTTTATGTCGACCCTTATAATTGTACAGTACTTCCAGTATGCGTACATTTTTCAACACTTAAAGATCAGCGAGTTCTCGAACCTTATTGACGCCCTGACTGTGACCGTAGATTACAGTTTgacgttttttaaattaatcggtCTGTGGTTGCATCGCCg AGTATTTCATCAAATTTTAGCTGATATGGATAGTGACTGGCGCGAGTGCAACGATATCGATCAGCACTTGTATCTGATGACAATTAAAGCTAACATATCGTATTTCTTTTCGAACCTCATGTACAGCATCACTATGATTTTTACCGTGCTTTATCTTCTAGGAGACTACATGATTAACTTTATATTCGTAAACAAAGATTACAACGTTACTTCGCGACAGCTTCCTATAAAGTTATACTTACCCTTCGAAACTGAGCAATCACCGGTGTTCGAGCTTCTCGTTGTactaatatttatacatgtgATGTTACACGTCAGCATACTTACTATTCTAAATGGATTAATTCTTACTTTG gTGCTGCACGTCAGTGGGCAAATCGACATAATGTGCTatgaatttgaaaatatttcaaaaaacgCTCTTCTTCATAAATATACTGTGTCTTTGTTTCACATGCAAATCAAGAGGCATaacaagattattttattcgctgaAAACATCGAGAAACTCTTCTCTTTTATTGCTTTGATGCAAGTTATTTGTAACACCTTGGTCATTTGCTTTCTAGggttctttttcattatt TCTTTATATAACGAATCCGATGTTTTCGTATTAGTGAAAACCGTCCTCGCTTATCTCGGGATAATGTGCGAGCCTTTCGTCATTTGCTTAGCCGGGGAACATCTGAGTTTTAAA AGTAAATTAATCGCCGATGCAACATACGAATCCTTGTGGTATGAACTGCCGTCacgtcaaaataaaattataatattcatgATTATGAGATCGCAAAGACGATTGGCAATCACGGCGGGAAAAATGATGGATGTCTCATTCGAAACTTTTACAAAT attatGAAGGCATCGATATCATACATATCCGTTTTGAACGCAATGTATTAA
- the LOC139102697 gene encoding odorant receptor 22c-like translates to MITTSTVSPALKIGLQLLGIWPGVSHSALYWLTFMSSIIVIQYFQYLYILEHFRISELSNLVDGLSLTLDYSLTFLKLASLWIHRRVFHKILAAMDNDWRESINIDRHLSTMVIKANVSRFYSNAMLSFNGVAAVLYVLSDYVIRFVYLTKDYNSTLRQLPIKMLLPFETDRSPIFELLVVILFLHVVLISFTVAALNALVFTLVIHVSGQIEIICQEFRNMSTDVFLYRSSAFILGTLVERHNKVYAFSENIEKLFSFIALMQVVWKTLVICCLGFIIIISLHNDTDVLVFVKAILAYIAVMIEAFIICFAGEYLSLKNKSVADAAYESLWYDMPPNQSKIISFMIMRSQRRLSITAGKMMDMSFEALTTIMKTAASYVSVLNALY, encoded by the exons ATGATAACCACGAGCACCGTCAGTCCGGCGCTAAAAATCGGTCTGCAATTGCTTGGTATATGGCCGGGAGTGTCACATTCCGCGCTTTATTGGCTAACTTTTATGTCGAGTATAATAGTCATTCAGTACTTTCAATACCTGTACATACTCGAGCACTTCAGGATCAGCGAGCTGTCAAATCTCGTCGACGGCTTGTCGCTGACTTTAGATTACAGTTTGACGTTTCTCAAACTGGCCAGTCTATGGATACATCGCCG agtttttcataaaattctgGCTGCTATGGATAACGATTGGCGCGAGTCCATCAACATCGATCGGCATTTAAGTACAATGGTAATTAAAGCCAATGTATCCCGTTTTTATTCCAACGCTATGTTGAGCTTTAACGGAGTTGCCGCGGTGCTTTACGTCTTGAGCGATTACGTGATTCGTTTTGTGTATTTGACGAAAGATTATAACAGCACCTTGCGGCAGCTTCCCATCAAGATGTTGCTTCCCTTCGAAACTGATCGATCTCCGATTTTCGAGCTGctggttgtaattttatttctacacgTAGTATTAATTTCCTTTACAGTCGCTGCTTTAAACGCATTAGTATTTACTTTG gTGATTCACGTGAGCGGGCAAATTGAGATAATATGTCAAGAGTTCCGAAATATGTCTACGGatgtttttctttatcgatCTTCCGCATTTATATTAGGAACGCTGGTTGAAAGGCACAACAAAGTCTATGCATTTTCCGAAAACATCGAGaaacttttctctttcatcGCATTGATGCAAGTTGTTTGGAAAACTTTAGTTATTTGCTGCTTAGGATTCATTATCATAATT TCCCTTCATAACGACACCGACGTCCTCGTGTTTGTAAAAGCCATTTTGGCGTACATTGCCGTAATGATAGAAGCTTTTATTATCTGTTTTGCGGGAGAATATCTTAGTCTTAAG AACAAGTCAGTCGCCGATGCAGCGTACGAATCGTTGTGGTACGATATGCCGCCAAATCagagtaaaattatatcattcATGATAATGAGATCTCAGAGACGACTGTCGATCACAGCGGGAAAAATGATGGACATGTCATTCGAGGCTCTAACAACT ATCATGAAGACAGCAGCATCGTATGTATCCGTGTTGAATGCCTTGTATTGA
- the LOC139102745 gene encoding odorant receptor 82a-like, with translation MHHYVTTKLFTASEGERAPSSFSLLIPARFQELMRRGAIRIDRYSPRFIVSAMVIQYYTFVVITRSVQPTCTFLRADVTGRSIFTVLVVSEKAMKRSTTISRAVEIGLRFIGMWPDSAYPNLYWSMYMTMIAVLQYHQYLYVIVHFDMSNLSILTDCLGLALANTLAFFKLFCLWWNRRIFYNILAAMDRDWNDRVISESYSILTTVAAQSRRYSFVLIGIHILAGFFLSIGAYAIRTMNKADNSREFPIKMEFSFEVLESPLFECVLATQIFYTLSLASVVGMINALLATLVIHVGGQVDIMKQAIMKVHGDVDELGTSLTVLSNLIQRHRKIIALADDIENLFSVISLLQLLWNTLIICCAGFMMILTISSGKASMAILMKSMFLYIAKTIEVFVFCYAGEFLSSKSKSICDTVYESLWYNMMPSDSRILLFIMVRSQKRLTITAGKVFDLTLEGFMSVMKASASYMSVLHAMY, from the exons ATGCATCATTATGTAACTACTAAATTGTTCACTGCCTCGGAAGGGGAGCGGGCACCGTCGTCGTTTTCGCTTTTAATACCCGCGAGATTCCAGGAATTAATGCGACGCGGTGCAATTAGAATTGATCGTTACAGCCCACGGTTCATCGTCTCTGCTATGGTTATTCAGTATTACACTTTTGTCGTCATCACGCGAAGCGTACAACCGACGTGCACTTTTTTACGCGCTGACGTGACCGGACGGTCTATTTTTACGGTACTAGTAGTTTCTGAAAAAGCTATGAAACGTTCAACCACTATCAGCCGTGCGGTCGAAATCGGTCTTCGTTTCATCGGCATGTGGCCGGACTCGGCTTACCCGAATCTCTACTGGTCTATGTACATGACGATGATAGCCGTATTACAATATCATCAATATTTGTACGTCATCGTGCATTTTGACATGAGTAATCTTTCGATTTTAACCGATTGCCTGGGCCTCGCCCTGGCGAACACGCTCgccttttttaaattgttttgctTGTGGTGGAATCGGAG GATATTCTATAATATCCTGGCAGCAATGGATAGAGACTGGAACGACCGCGTTATCAGCGAGTCTTACTCCATCCTGACGACGGTCGCGGCTCAATCGCGTCGTTATTCCTTTGTGCTCATTGGCATCCACATTCTAGCTGgttttttcttatcgattgGTGCTTATGCGATTCGCACGATGAATAAAGCTGACAATTCCCGAGAGTTTCCGATAAAAATGGAGTTCTCTTTTGAGGTCCTGGAATCGCCGCTGTTTGAATGCGTTCTTGCCACGCAAATTTTTTACACGCTGTCACTGGCGTCCGTGGTTGGTATGATTAATGCGTTGCTCGCTACATTG GTAATTCACGTGGGTGGCCAAGTAGATATCATGAAACAAGCCATAATGAAAGTACATGGTGATGTCGATGAACTCGGTACCTCTTTAACCGTATTGAGTAATCTCATTCAAAGACACCGGAAGATCATCGCGTTAGCCGACGACATCGAAAATCTTTTCTCGGTCATTTCGTTGTTGCAATTATTGTGGAACACTCTAATCATCTGCTGCGCCGGCTTTATGATGATTCTA ACTATCAGTAGCGGCAAAGCCTCAATGGCAATTTTAATGAAGTCAATGTTTCTTTACATCGCGAAAACGATAGAAGTCTTCGTATTTTGCTACGCGGGGGAGTTTTTAAGCTCTAAG AGCAAATCGATTTGCGACACGGTATACGAGTCACTTTGGTACAATATGATGCCGTCCGATAGTCGGATTTTATTGTTCATAATGGTGAGATCGCAGAAGCGGCTAACTATCACCGCGGGGAAGGTCTTCGATCTCACTTTAGAAGGATTCATGAGC gTCATGAAAGCATCTGCTTCGTACATGTCTGTGCTGCACGCTATGTATTAA
- the LOC139102733 gene encoding odorant receptor 13a-like: MIIPSSVSPALKAGLQFLGMWPNRHSIVHWLGFMLSMLVSLYFQFLYIFDHLKLSELSNLVDCLIVTLDYSLTMLKMTSLWVHRRVFYKILIDMDNDWRECINADHHLCMMTIKANISHLVSNALLSLNAIVAILYLLGDYVIRSVFFTLSYNDTFRQFPIKIQFPFETQESPIFEILVVTLILHVIMHSCAIAILNGLILTLVLHVSGKIDIICYEFKNVSKSVLLNESAVHLFGALIERHNKIISFSKNIESLFSFVALMQVVWNTLVICCLGLIFIISIHNQTGIFILVRTICAYFVVMIEAFVICFAGEYLSLKSKLIGNAIYETMWYDMPLGQNKIIIFIIMRSQKQLTITAGKMMDMSFETFTSMMKASASYISVLNAIY, encoded by the exons ATGATAATTCCGTCCAGTGTCAGCCCAGCGCTGAAAGCTGGCCTCCAGTTCCTTGGAATGTGGCCAAACAGGCATTCCATCGTTCATTGGTTGGGTTTCATGCTGAGCATGCTAGTCTCACTGTACTTCcaatttttgtacatattcGACCACCTGAAGCTTAGCGAGCTGTCGAATCTCGTTGACTGTTTGATTGTGACTCTAGATTATAGTTTGACGATGTTAAAAATGACCAGTCTGTGGGTACATCGCCG agttttttataaaatactgaTTGACATGGATAACGATTGGCGCGAGTGCATCAATGCCGATCACCATTTGTGTATGATGACGATCAAAGCGAACATATCGCATCTTGTTTCCAATGCTTTGTTGAGTTTAAACGCGATTGTCGCGATACTTTATCTTTTAGGCGACTATGTAATTCGTTCCGTGTTTTTTACTTTGAGCTACAACGACACGTTTCGACAATTTCCCATAAAGATACAGTTCCCTTTTGAGACTCAGGAGTCACCGATATTTGAAATTCTCGttgttacattaatattacatgTTATAATGCATTCATGCGCCATCGCTATTTTGAAcggattaattttaactttg GTGCTTCACGTAAGcggaaaaattgatataatatgTTACGAATTTAAGAACGTTTCAAAAAGTGTTCTTTTGAATGAATCTGCCGTACATTTATTTGGAGCGTTAATCGAGaggcataataaaattatttcgttctcAAAGAATATCGAATCGCTTTTCTCTTTTGTCGCGTTGATGCAGGTCGTTTGGAATACGTTAGTTATTTGCTGCCTAGGATTGATTTTCATAATT TCTATTCATAACCAAACGGGGATTTTCATATTAGTGAGAACGATTTGTGCCTATTTCGTTGTGATGATTGAAGCTTTCGTTATTTGCTTTGCTGGAGAGTATCTCAGTTTGAAG AGTAAATTAATTGGCAATGCGATATACGAGACGATGTGGTACGATATGCCATTGGgtcagaataaaattataatatttataataatgagaTCTCAGAAACAATTGACGATTACGGCAGGAAAAATGATGGATATGTCGTTTGAAACTTTTACAAGT ATGATGAAGGCATCGGCGTCATATATATCCGTTTTAAATGCTATAtattaa
- the LOC139102684 gene encoding odorant receptor 13a-like: MRATSISTSVEIALRCVGIWPGLSYGTVSYFLYMISLVFALYFQYVYIFDHFDASNISNLIDALSITLAYSFGFFKLISLWSNRRLFHYIKISIEEDWNNVDDHDKSVSYVMVSNADLSRRCSNTLISIHAAATICYSVANLIQLEFKDNFNVSSRALPVKMEFPFEIDSSPLFEFLVVGQMFHMASIAVLVATIDCLVITLVLHVSGQIDILRQELLTLVTHSDKISQCDSIFASIRILINRHQRIILFSSSIEELYSDIALMQFMSNTIVICCIGFTIIDSLAKEGVTAMLKSAIFYVAVTLEAFIFCFSGEYLSAKSKSIGDAVYQTLWYNLTPAQCRILLFVILRSQKRLTITAGNIMDLSLVGFTSMMKASASYMSVLHAMY; the protein is encoded by the exons ATGCGTGCAACTTCCATCAGCACTTCCGTTGAAATCGCCCTCCGCTGCGTCGGAATCTGGCCCGGCCTGTCGTACGGAACCGTTTCTTACTTCTTGTACATGATCAGCCTGGTGTTCGCGCTGTACTTCCAGTACGTGTACATTTTCGATCACTTCGACGCTAGCAACATCTCGAATCTCATTGACGCGCTTAGTATCACCTTAGCGTACAGTTTCGGCTTCTTCAAGCTAATCTCGTTATGGTCAAATCGCAG GTTATTTCACTACATTAAGATATCGATAGAAGAGGACTGGAACAACGTCGACGATCACGACAAATCGGTGTCGTATGTTATGGTCAGCAACGCCGATCTGTCGCGCCGTTGCTCGAACACATTGATCAGCATCCACGCTGCGGCTACGATCTGCTACTCCGTGGCCAATCTTATACAGTTAGAGTTTAAAGATAATTTCAATGTTAGTTCAAGAGCGCTACCTGTGAAGATGGAATTTCCCTTCGAGATCGACTCGTCGCCactttttgaatttttagtGGTCGGCCAGATGTTTCATATGGCGTCGATCGCTGTTTTAGTAGCTACGATAGATTGCCTAGTTATCACGTTG GTACTCCACGTAAGCGGACAGATCGATATTCTTCGTCAAGAACTACTGACACTTGTGACACACAGTGATAAAATTTCACAGTGCGATTCGATCTTTGCGAGCATCAGAATTCTAATTAATCGACACCAAAGAATAATACTGTTTTCGAGCAGTATCGAAGAGCTCTACTCTGATATTGCGCTAATGCAGTTCATGTCTAATACTATAGTGATCTGCTGCATCGGCTTCACCATCATAGAC TCTCTCGCAAAAGAGGGAGTTACCGCGATGCTAAAATCCGCTATTTTTTACGTTGCTGTAACACTGGAAGCCTTTATCTTTTGTTTCTCCGGAGAATACCTCAGCGCCAAG aGTAAATCGATTGGCGATGCGGTCTACCAGACCCTCTGGTACAACTTAACACCCGCCCAGTGTCGAATTCTattgtttgtaatattaagATCGCAGAAGAGATTGACCATCACTGCCGGAAACATCATGGATCTTTCTCTAGTGGGATTCACCAGT ATGATGAAAGCATCCGCTTCGTATATGTCAGTGCTGCACGCGATGTATTAA
- the LOC139102469 gene encoding odorant receptor 82a-like: MVIQYYICRHHARHTTAVRFFYTSFIYFYCTSSFERPMKRSTSISRTVEIGLRFIGMWPDSAYPNLYWSMYMTMVVVFQYHQYSYVVAHFDVSNLTSLTDCLGLALANTLAFFKLICLWWNRRIFYNILTAMKRDWNDRVISDSYSVLAVVAAQSRRYSYVLIGIHILAGFFLSIGAYTIRMMTKIDNSREFPIKMKFSFEVLESPLFECVLATQILCILSIASVVGMINALLATLVIHVGGQVDIMRQAIMEVHSTNDLTISLNVFRDLVRRHRKIIALSNDIESLFSTISLLQLLWNTLIICCTGFMIILALSSSKAAMAILMKSMFLYIAKTLEVFVFCYAGEFLSSKSKSISDVVYESLWYDMVPSDRRILLFIMVRSQKRLTITAGKVFDLTLEGFMSVRCSAVKCK; encoded by the exons ATGGTTATTCAGTATTATATTTGTCGTCATCACGCGAGGCATACGACCGccgtgcgttttttttacacgtcgttcatttatttttactgtacGAGTAGTTTCGAAAGGCCGATGAAACGCTCAACTAGCATTAGTCGCACGGTCGAGATCGGCCTGCGTTTCATCGGTATGTGGCCGGACTCGGCTTATCCGAATCTATACTGGTCAATGTACATGACAATGGTAGTTGTGTTTCAATATCATCAATATTCGTACGTAGTTGCGCATTTTGACGTAAGCAACCTTACGAGTTTGACCGATTGTCTGGGTCTCGCCTTGGCGAACACGCTCGCCTTTTTCAAACTGATTTGCTTGTGGTGGAATCGGAG GatattctataatattttGACGGCGATGAAAAGAGATTGGAACGACCGCGTAATCAGCGATTCTTACTCCGTCTTAGCGGTAGTCGCGGCTCAATCGCGTCGCTATTCATATGTGCTCATTGGCATCCACATTCTCGCCGGTTTCTTCTTATCCATTGGTGCTTACACGATTCGTATGATGACCAAAATTGACAACTCTCGAGAGTTTCCGATAAAGATGAAGTTCTCTTTCGAGGTCCTGGAGTCACCGCTTTTCGAATGCGTTCTTGCTACGCAAATTCTGTGTATATTATCAATAGCCTCTGTAGTTGGCATGATAAACGCATTGCTTGCCACATTA GTGATTCACGTAGGTGGCCAAGTCGATATCATGCGGCAAGCCATAATGGAGGTACACAGCACCAACGACCTCACTATCTCCCTAAATGTCTTTAGAGATCTTgttcgacggcatcgaaagaTTATCGCCTTGTCTAATGACATCGAAAGCCTATTCTCGACCATTTCGTTACTGCAACTTCTGTGGAACACCCTAATCATCTGCTGTACCGGTTTCATGATCATACTT GCGCTTAGTAGTAGCAAGGCCGCAATGGCAATTTTAATGAAGTCAATGTTCCTTTACATCGCGAAAACGTTAGAAGTCTTCGTGTTCTGCTACGCAGGAGAGTTCTTGAGCTCCAAG AGCAAATCGATTAGCGACGTAGTGTACGAATCACTTTGGTACGACATGGTACCGTCCGACAGAcggattttattattcataatgGTGAGATCGCAGAAACGACTGACAATCACCGCGGGGAAGGTCTTCGATCTCACTTTAGAGGGATTTATGAGCGTAAGATGTTCGGcagtaaaatgtaaataa
- the LOC139102499 gene encoding odorant receptor 82a-like has product MTRLNTISRSIEIGLRFIGMWPDSAYPNLYWFSYMTTVVIVQYCQYAYIFVHLDLNDLWLLMDSLSLTLAYSLAFLKLLVLWWNRRIFHYIVKAMNQDWSECVINDPYRTTMTNMADIARRFANVMFSFYAFSAFFLSIGEHLLQSMDDASQLNRSRELPIKMEFPFDVSRSPIFECFLIGQFLYDLVIAFVCGLLNALLVALVLHVSGQIDIMQQDLVEISNGKYDNSTFLLVIKNLIYKHQRIITLSENIENLYTHLALMQVLWNTLVMCCTGFVIIIIVNSGEDTANLIKSVSYYIAIVMEVFVYCFAGEFLTAKSKSIGDAIYESLWYNLPPSDSRIVLFMMLRCQKRLTITAGRFIDLTLEGFTSIMKASVSYVSVLNAMY; this is encoded by the exons ATGACGCGTTTGAACACCATCAGTCGTTCGATCGAGATTGGACTCCGTTTCATCGGGATGTGGCCGGACTCGGCCTACCCGAATCTCTACTGGTTTAGCTACATGACGACGGTAGTAATAGTGCAATATTGTCAATACGCGTACATCTTCGTACATCTCGACTTGAACGACCTTTGGCTTCTCATGGACTCGCTTAGTCTTACTCTAGCGTACAGCCTCGCTTTCCTCAAGCTCCTCGTTCTGTGGTGGAATCGTCG GATATTCCATTATATCGTGAAGGCGATGAATCAAGACTGGAGTGAATGCGTTATTAATGATCCGTACAGGACCACGATGACGAATATGGCAGATATAGCACGACGTTTCGCTAATGTAATGTTCAGCTTCTATGCGTTCTCCGCGTTTTTTCTGTCGATCGGCGAACATTTGCTACAGTCGATGGACGACGCGAGCCAGCTCAACAGATCTCGAGAACTCCCCATTAAAATGGAGTTTCCTTTCGACGTTAGCAGGTCGCCGATTTTCGAATGCTTTTTAATTGGACAGTTCCTTTACGACCTGGTAATAGCTTTTGTCTGTGGCCTGCTAAATGCATTACTTGTTGCGCTG GTACTTCATGTGAGCGGCCAGATCGATATTATGCAACAAGACTTAGTTGAAATTTCCAATGGAAAATATGACAACAGTACATTTCTGCTTGTTATCAAAAATCTTATTTACAAGCATCAAAGAATAATCACTTTATCGGAAAACATCGAGAATTTATATACCCACCTCGCGTTGATGCAAGTCTTGTGGAACACATTAGTTATGTGCTGCACAGGGTTTGTGATTATAATT ATCGTTAATTCCGGCGAAGATACTGCGAATTTGATTAAATCAGTTAGCTACTATATTGCAATAGTTATGGAGGTTTTCGTGTATTGCTTCGCGGGAGAGTTTCTGACCGCCaag AGTAAATCGATCGGAGATGCAATATACGAATCACTTTGGTATAATCTGCCACCAAGCGACAGTCGCATTGTATTGTTCATGATGTTAAGATGTCAAAAGCGATTGACTATCACCGCAGGAAGGTTTATAGATTTGACTTTAGAAGGATTTACGAGT attatgaAGGCATCTGTTTCTTATGTATCGGTATTAAATGCCATGTATTAA